In Arachis hypogaea cultivar Tifrunner chromosome 2, arahy.Tifrunner.gnm2.J5K5, whole genome shotgun sequence, a genomic segment contains:
- the LOC114924785 gene encoding toll/interleukin-1 receptor-like protein yields the protein MSAERIPDPSWKYDVYLSFRGQDTRSGFTSHLYDALRRAGIHAFRDDEALGRGDQMTYILVQAIEASRLFVVVFSESYAASTWCLNELMKIMECRSTRGQTVIPVFYNVDPSDIRHQSGPFEKAFQSHRFSYENEIVHAWRAALTEAANLLGFLITGSR from the coding sequence ATGTCAGCAGAAAGAATACCCGATCCATCATGGAAGTACGATGTGTATTTGAGTTTCCGAGGCCAAGACACTCGCAGCGGATTCACCTCACATCTCTATGACGCTTTGAGGAGAGCTGGGATTCATGCTTTCAGGGACGATGAGGCGCTTGGGAGAGGAGACCAGATGACATACATACTAGTTCAAGCAATCGAAGCTTCTAgactttttgttgttgttttctcAGAAAGTTATGCTGCTTCTACATGGTGTCTGAACGAGTTGATGAAAATAATGGAGTGTAGAAGCACTAGAGGTCAAACTGTCATTCCGGTATTCTACAATGTTGATCCCTCAGATATACGCCACCAGAGCGGTCCTTTTGAAAAAGCTTTTCAAAGTCATAGATTCTCATATGAGAATGAGATAGTCCACGCTTGGAGGGCTGCGCTCACTGAAGCTGCTAACCTTCTTGGATTTCTAATCACTGGAAGCAGGTAA
- the LOC112749671 gene encoding uncharacterized protein codes for MNLLNFFCWNAFGKATPLTEFVRLAEDVVAYCGGLPLALETVGCQLFGKMKDEWENVLGGLKRFPHPDVHQVLKISFGGLNDDREKEIFLDIASFCIGMERGEVLETLNYGFGISFLEERSLITFDEKDRVRMHPLLRDMGREIVREQSQTDDQRRTYDVFVSFRGKDTRPTFTSHLHTSLQNAGIAAFKDDDDVDGLQRGERISIALLKAIGLSACSVIVFSTHYADSKWCLQELENIMVCHRTKNQVVYPIFYEVHPSDVRYQKKDTDFGKAFESLISRRSVEEDKVQSWRTDLREVSSFSGMTVINSRNKSEDIKRIVEHVTRLLDKTELFVAAHPVGVEPRVQKLIEESNIQKTKDVLILGIKGMGGVGKTTIAKAIYNKIGRDFDGRSFLLNIRETWQQDNGKVLLQQQLLEDIFIATRIHIRNIDSGMQILKERLGAKRVLIVLDDVTDLYQLNALCGSGEWCGPGSVVIITTRHDDLLRVCKHTFNLEEMNGAESLELFSWHAFKQACPKEEFAKLSTDVVEYSNGLPLALEVLGSHLFNMGIKEWQSALNTLKLIPHDKVQKKLQISFDGLSKNYEKEIFLDIACFFIGMDRNDVVKILNGCGLHAEIGISALKERNLITVDNNNMLGMHDLLRDMGRAIICEQSPELEERSRLWYDEKVLELLENHEGTDLKAKGLSLKLPMTNSICLSKEAFKSMTKLKLLQLAGVQPNGEFKHVSRYLRWMSWHGFPLRHTPKDCYQSNIISIELENSKLKLLWKESRLLKQLKILNLSHSHDLIKTPDFSYLPNLEKLVLKDCTELSSVSYTIGTLQNILHINIEGCTNLCVLPRSIYKLTSLETLILSGCSKIDKLEEDVEQMESLAVLKADNTAIAQVPSALARLRNLGHISLCGYEGLARDVIPLIMFWLWTSPNNMLSSVMQKCSSNVFTYANWGPRLQIKGDVSLDADNVANFNELGMDISESKSALNSLLIQMGVENSTTEILQKTISQNNELGDYLLPYDNNNPGLLTFSGEGSFVTFQVLHINGRNLKSMMLHIVFYSTSSTFITTTEGLILENVRILNLSRDTSNVFKGDKLASFKDEDREILLSSLEPGDTVRIVVALGSGFIVKKTIVYLIYDDEPPIEENLEHFNDDEDDIVCSTGDDVVASVNEGTLGIDVIAADDDEDVTVFGVHDAVAGMNETVSGVDAMAEDKDGATVANVDDDMVVNLDRNASTSGTDIMPPITANGFGANYVVGTDMNENSSSVDDNNDDDNAAIGDKNVSDNLYVASESKSTALIPLVQVPLDANTYSELTLTMMVSEDELHEDSDLLIAELDKTLSESYFVYPSPGSLELQSLSLISIFQKMQLLLDNELEALVGDVNIKNQLLGYVAQLGQIIESSQVPKDLHSLVIEISHFYEDFLNDFPPVQEVLDNHQRLIDSKNGVQEKLKAAKAKQRHFSASISKGKERVNEMSKEINELESKLKALHEKRNRLQFNVKRCEFESININKNLETLIKENEEVVSSLKESESAFRKAELSKQSYERKLAVLKQALYGNTRH; via the exons ATGAAtctcttgaattttttttgttggaaTGCATTTGGGAAAGCAACTCCTTTAACCGAGTTTGTTAGACTTGCAGAAGATGTAGTTGCATATTGTGGGGGATTGCCACTAGCCCTTGAAACAGTTGGTTGTCAGTTATTTGGAAAGATGAAAGACGAGTGGGAGAATGTATTAGGTGGACTCAAAAGGTTTCCCCATCCGGATGTACACCAAGTTTTGAAAATAAGCTTTGGTGGCTTAAATGATGACAGAGAGAAAGAAATATTTCTTGACATAGCTAGCTTTTGTATTGGCATGGAAAGGGGGGAGGTACTGGAAACACTAAATTATGGCTTTGGAATTAGTTTCCTTGAAGAGCGGAGTCTTATAACATTTGAtgagaaagatagagttcgaatgcATCCTTTGCTGCGAGACATGGGAAGAGAAATCGTTCGAGAGCAATCACAAACTGATGATCAG CGAAGGACGTACGATGTTTTCGTGAGTTTTCGAGGCAAGGACACTCGTCCAACGTTTACATCACATCTCCATACATCTCTCCAAAATGCTGGAATTGCTGCTTTCAAGGATGACGATGATGTTGATGGACTTCAAAGGGGAGAACGGATTTCAATCGCATTGTTAAAAGCAATTGGATTGTCTGCATGTTCTGTCATTGTTTTTTCAACCCACTATGCTGATTCAAAATGGTGCCTGCAAGAGCTTGAGAATATCATGGTATGCCATAGAACAAAAAATCAAGTGGTTTACCCCATATTCTATGAAGTACATCCCTCTGATGTACGTTATCAAAAGAAAGACACTGACTTTGGGAAAGCTTTTGAAAGTCTTATAAGTCGAAGATCAGTGGAAGAAGATAAGGTGCAAAGTTGGAGAACAGATCTTCGTGAAGTTAGTAGCTTTTCAGGGATGACTGTGATCAACTCCAG GAACAAAAGTGAAGATATCAAAAGAATTGTTGAACACGTTACTCGGTTGTTAGATAAGACAGAGTTGTTCGTTGCAGCGCATCCAGTGGGGGTAGAACCTCGTGTGCAAAAGTTGATTGAAGAATCAAACATTCAAAAGACAAAAGATGTTCTGATACTTGGGATAAAGGGCATGGGGGGCGTTGGTAAAACCACTATTGCCAAAGCCATCTATAACAAAATTGGTCGCGATTTTGATGGCAGGAGTTTCCTCCTGAACATTAGAGAAACATGGCAGCAAGATAACGGAAAGGTTCTCTTGCAACAGCAACTTCTTGAGGATATATTCATTGCAACAAGGATACACATACGTAACATTGATTCAGGGATGCAAATATTAAAGGAAAGGCTTGGTGCTAAAAGGGTACTCATTGTGCTTGACGATGTAACTGATTTGTACCAACTCAATGCTTTGTGTGGTAGTGGTGAATGGTGTGGTCCTGGAAGCGTAGTAATCATCACAACAAGACATGATGATCTTCTTCGAGTGTGTAAACACACATTCAATCTAGAAGAGATGAATGGGGCTGAATCCCTTGAGCTTTTTAGCTGGCATGCATTCAAACAAGCATGTCCAAAAGAAGAGTTTGCCAAGCTATCTACAGATGTAGTTGAATATTCTAATGGATTGCCACTGGCTCTGGAAGTTCTTGGGTCCCATTTGTTTAATATGGGAATAAAAGAGTGGCAAAGTGCATTGAATACTCTGAAATTAATTCCCCATGATAAAGTCCAGAAGAAACTACAAATAAGTTTTGATGGTTTAAGTAAGAATTATGAAAAGGAAATATTCCTTGACATTGCATGCTTTTTTATTGGAATGGATCGGAATGATGTTGTGAAGATATTAAATGGTTGCGGGCTCCATgcagaaattggaatcagtgcACTTAAAGAGCGAAACCTTATAACTGTTGATAACAATAATATGCTTGGAATGCATGACTTGTTAAGAGATATGGGAAGAGCAATAATTTGTGAGCAATCACCTGAGCTTGAAGAGCGAAGTAGATTATGGTACGATGAGAAAGTGCTTGAACTATTAGAGAATCATGAG GGAACAGATTTAAAGGCTAAGGGATTGAGTTTGAAGTTGCCAATGACCAATTCCATTTGTTTGAGTAAAGAAGCATTTAAGAGTATGACTAAACTTAAATTGCTTCAACTCGCCGGTGTACAACCTAATGGAGAGTTCAAACATGTTTCAAGATATCTTAGATGGATGAGTTGGCATGGATTTCCTTTGAGACACACTCCCAAAGACTGCTATCAATCAAATATAATTTCCATTGAGTTAGAAAACAGCAAACTCAAACTTCTGTGGAAGGAGTCCCGG tTGTTGAAACAGCTGAAGATTTTAAATCTTAGTCATTCACATGACTTGATCAAAACCCCAGATTTTTCATACCTACCTAATCTTGAAAAGTTAGTTCTCAAGGATTGTACAGAATTGTCTTCGGTTTCCTATACCATTGGAACTCTACAAAACATCCTTCATATCAATATAGAAGGATGTACAAACCTTTGTGTACTTCCAAGAAGCATATACAAGTTGACATCTCTTGAAACTCTCATCCTCTCTGGGTGTTCAAAGATTGATAAGTTagaagaagatgtggaacaaATGGAATCTTTGGCAGTGCTAAAAGCTGATAACACTGCCATAGCACAAGTGCCCAGTGCGCTAGCAAGATTAAGAAACCTTGGACATATTTCTTTGTGTGGCTATGAAGGATTGGCACGTGATGTGATTCCTTTAATTATGTTTTGGTTATGGACTTCACCAAATAATATGTTGTCATCAGTTATGCAAAAATGTTCATCAAATGTTTTCACTTATGCAAATTGGGGTCCACGGCTTCAGATAAAAGGAGATGTATCTTTGGATGCTGACAATGTGGCAAATTTCAATGAATTGGGGATGGATATTTCTGAATCAAAATCTGCTTTGAATTCCCTTTTGATTCAAATGGGGGTGGAAAACTCAACCACAGAGATACTTCAAAAGACCATTTCACAG AACAATGAGCTTGGAGATTACCTGCTCCCTTATGACAACAATAATCCAGGTTTGTTAACATTCAGTGGTGAAGGTTCCTTTGTGACTTTTCAAGTCCTTCATATAAATGGGCGCAACTTGAAGTCCATGATGTTGCACATTGTTTTCTATTCTACTTCTTCCACATTCATCACTACAACAGAAGGTCTGATTCTTGAAAATGTGCGAATCTTAAATCTATCAAGGGACACATCCAATGTATTTAAGGGAGATAAGTTAGCTTCATTCAAAGATGAGGACAGGGAAATCCTACTGTCAAGTCTAGAACCTGGTGACACCGTGCGGATTGTTGTTGCTTTAGGATCTGGGTTCATTGTGAAGAAGACCATAGTTTATCTCATATATGACGATGAACCACCAATTGAGGAAAACTTGGAGCACttcaatgatgatgaggatgatattGTTTGTTCTACTGGTGATGACGTTGTAGCTTCTGTGAATGAAGGCACTTTGGGTATTGATGTCATTGCAgcagatgatgatgaagatgttactgTTTTTGGTGTTCATGATGCAGTAGCTGGTATGAATGAAACTGTTTCTGGTGTTGATGCTATGGCAGAAGATAAGGATGGTGCTACTGTTGCTAATGTTGATGATGATATGGTAGTCAATCTGGATAGAAATGCTTCTACTTCTGGTACTGATATCATGCCACCAATTACTGCTAATGGTTTTGGTGCTAATTATGTAGTAGGGACTGATATGAATGAAAATTCTTCAAGTgttgatgataataatgatgatgataatgctGCCATTGGAGATAAAAATGTAAGTGATAATCTCTATGTTGCTTCCGAGTCAAAGTCGACAGCACTTATTCCCTTAGTTCAG GTCCCTCTTGATGCTAATACATATTCTGAGCTTACATTGACTATGATGGTTTCAGAAGATGAGCTTCATGAAGATAGTGATTTGCTTATTGCAGAGTTGGATAAAACATTGTCAGAGAGCTACTTTGTGTACCCTAGTCCTGGATCATTAGAACTTCAAAGTCTCTCTCTAATTTCaatctttcaaaaaatgcaaCTTCTTTTGGATAATGAACTAGAAGCCTTGGTAGGAGATGTTAACATCAAGAATCAGCTTCTCGGCTATGTGGCTCAATTAGGTCAAATAATAGAGTCATCACAAGTTCCTAAAGATCTTCACTCTTTGGTTATTGAGATTAGTCATTTCTATGAAGATTTTCTCAATGATTTTCCACCTGTTCAAGAAGTGTTAGACAATCATCAAAGATTGATCGACTCAAAGAATGGAGTTCAAGAGAAGTTAAAAGCGGCTAAGGCCAAACAGAGACACTTTTCTGCTTCAATTTCTAAAGGAAAAGAAAGGGTTAATGAGATGTCAAAAGAAATCAATGAATTGGAGTCGAAACTAAAAGCCTTGCATGAGAAGAGGAATAGGTTACAATTCAATGTGAAACGTTGTGAGTTTGAATCTATAAACATCAATAAGAATTTGGAAACTTTGATAAAAGAGAATGAAGAGGTTGTGAGCAGTCTCAAAGAATCAGAATCTGCATTCAGAAAGGCTGAGTTGTCAAAGCAGAGTTATGAGAGGAAGCTAGCAGTCTTGAAGCAAGCTCTTTATGGCAACACTAGGCATTAG